In Vibrio bathopelagicus, the following are encoded in one genomic region:
- a CDS encoding LysR family transcriptional regulator, which produces MSNDIPNFNLLAVFSAVMEQGSLSKAADQLSTNQSTISTALARLKKEIGQELFVRKGRGVAPTSYAQSLYEQIKAPINELNGVFQSMANFDEQSSERKFVISAPEHLQWVLLNSFAALPNQNLSLEVFDQPDSDDRIYEDLLTQEFDAMIDIVVPEHPSIVSETLYEGEFVIVCRADHPRIQGEISEAQFLSEKHAVLDRTRRKVRSLNHYTSLDLSQRKIVFHGRSLFSNILLCSQSDYITVVPLSMAVQFQEKLSLQLFKPPFEYQPMSHYLIWLKKQNSDPAHKWFREQVISTSDAMSKALKDRRLRF; this is translated from the coding sequence CAGGGCAGTTTAAGCAAAGCTGCGGATCAACTCAGTACCAACCAATCGACCATCAGTACCGCGTTAGCCCGTTTAAAAAAAGAGATTGGCCAGGAGCTTTTTGTTCGTAAAGGAAGAGGTGTTGCGCCTACGTCTTATGCCCAAAGCTTGTACGAACAGATAAAAGCGCCGATCAATGAACTCAATGGCGTGTTTCAGTCGATGGCTAATTTTGATGAGCAATCCTCTGAGCGTAAGTTTGTGATTTCTGCGCCTGAGCACTTACAGTGGGTGCTGCTCAATAGTTTCGCGGCGCTTCCTAATCAAAACTTGTCGCTAGAAGTCTTTGATCAACCAGACAGTGATGATCGCATCTACGAAGATCTTTTGACTCAAGAGTTTGATGCGATGATCGATATTGTGGTGCCTGAACATCCAAGTATCGTCAGTGAAACCTTGTATGAGGGGGAGTTTGTGATCGTATGTCGAGCTGATCACCCGCGAATCCAAGGGGAAATCAGCGAAGCGCAGTTCCTGAGTGAAAAACATGCCGTATTAGACAGAACACGACGCAAAGTTCGCAGTTTGAATCACTACACGTCTTTGGATTTATCCCAGCGTAAAATCGTGTTTCATGGGCGTTCACTGTTCAGTAATATCTTGCTGTGTAGCCAATCCGATTACATTACTGTAGTGCCTTTATCTATGGCCGTGCAGTTCCAAGAAAAGTTAAGTTTGCAGCTGTTCAAGCCTCCCTTTGAATATCAGCCGATGTCTCACTACCTGATTTGGTTGAAGAAGCAGAACAGCGACCCCGCTCATAAATGGTTCAGAGAACAAGTCATCAGTACGTCAGATGCAATGTCGAAGGCGCTTAAAGATAGGCGCTTGCGGTTTTAA
- the gloA gene encoding lactoylglutathione lyase: protein MKFLHTMIRVADLDKSIEFYTKVLGMKELERHDNKDYRYTLVFVGYEQGGTTIELTHNWDTNEYKMGNAFGHLALGVEDIYAACDKIKSLGGNVTREAGPVKGGSTHIAFITDPDGYQIELIQLG from the coding sequence ATGAAATTCCTACACACAATGATCCGAGTTGCTGATTTAGACAAGTCTATCGAGTTCTACACCAAGGTATTGGGTATGAAAGAGCTTGAGCGCCATGACAATAAAGATTACCGCTACACCTTAGTTTTTGTTGGTTATGAACAAGGCGGCACAACCATCGAACTGACTCATAACTGGGATACCAACGAATACAAAATGGGTAACGCTTTTGGCCATTTAGCATTGGGTGTGGAAGATATTTACGCGGCATGTGACAAGATCAAATCGTTGGGTGGCAACGTTACTCGCGAAGCGGGTCCAGTAAAAGGTGGTTCAACACACATTGCTTTTATCACTGACCCAGACGGCTACCAAATCGAACTGATTCAACTAGGTTAA
- a CDS encoding alkene reductase: MTNALFQPIQLGNIELKNRIVMPPMTRSRATQPGNSANEMMAAYYAQRASAGLIVAEGTQISPLGQGYAWTPGIYSEEQIAGWKKVTDAVHEKDGVIFAQLWHVGRVTHPDNIGGEQPISSSAMKAENVKVFIDNGTDEPGFVDVVEPREMTKEDIKEVVEQYRQAALNAIEAGFDGIELHAANGYLINQFIDSEANNRTDEYGGSTENRLRFLGEVVEAMVEAIGADRVGVRLAPFTSLNGTVDATPVDTYTAAAELLNLYKIVYLHIAEVDWDDAPETPKAFKAAVREAFKGVLIYAGKYDSERGEQAVAEGVTDMVGFGRPFVANPDLPARIQNSFPLAPHDPNTLFGGAEKGLTDYPEYAG; encoded by the coding sequence ATGACAAACGCACTATTTCAACCAATTCAACTTGGTAACATCGAACTAAAAAACCGTATTGTTATGCCTCCGATGACTCGTTCTCGTGCAACGCAACCTGGTAACTCTGCAAACGAAATGATGGCGGCTTACTACGCTCAACGCGCTTCTGCGGGGTTGATTGTGGCAGAAGGCACACAGATTTCACCATTGGGTCAAGGTTATGCTTGGACACCGGGTATCTACTCTGAAGAGCAAATCGCGGGTTGGAAAAAAGTCACGGATGCAGTACATGAAAAAGATGGCGTTATTTTCGCTCAGCTTTGGCATGTAGGCCGTGTAACACACCCAGATAATATCGGCGGTGAACAGCCCATCTCGTCTTCTGCTATGAAAGCGGAAAATGTAAAAGTCTTCATCGATAACGGCACTGATGAGCCGGGCTTTGTTGATGTGGTTGAACCTCGTGAAATGACTAAAGAAGACATCAAAGAAGTGGTTGAGCAATATCGCCAAGCGGCATTAAATGCAATTGAAGCAGGCTTTGATGGCATTGAACTTCACGCAGCAAATGGCTACCTAATTAACCAATTCATTGACTCTGAAGCAAACAACCGTACCGATGAATACGGTGGTTCAACTGAAAACCGCTTACGTTTCCTAGGTGAAGTGGTCGAAGCTATGGTTGAGGCGATTGGTGCTGACCGTGTTGGTGTTCGTCTTGCTCCGTTTACTTCGCTAAATGGCACGGTAGATGCAACGCCAGTAGACACTTACACAGCAGCGGCAGAACTACTTAACCTATACAAGATCGTTTACCTGCATATCGCAGAAGTAGACTGGGACGACGCGCCTGAAACGCCAAAAGCATTCAAAGCCGCCGTTCGTGAAGCTTTCAAAGGTGTTCTGATTTATGCAGGTAAATACGATAGTGAACGTGGCGAGCAAGCAGTCGCTGAAGGCGTGACAGACATGGTTGGTTTTGGTCGTCCATTCGTTGCGAACCCTGATTTACCCGCTCGTATTCAAAATAGTTTCCCGCTGGCTCCACACGATCCAAACACGTTGTTTGGTGGTGCTGAAAAAGGCTTAACTGATTACCCTGAATACGCAGGCTAA
- a CDS encoding DMT family transporter, with product MMNVKAMRGELYLLCATLLAGVGWIASKLVVMEMPGPVFIGVRFFVASLILLPFCIHHIRKLSLKQILSLCGVGLLLSASLQVWVFAVSVTESLSEGAFIMSLAMIIAPFVSWILFRVKPNRAFWMSFPIAIIGMLLLTLGNGWNVEQSQVYFLLASMLLSVHFVMNKRVITNIKPIASICVQLFVVGISGMAFASMTAQPEFEITKTLIFWFIVSAVIATSIRYLLQTVGQHSVNMEVAALIMILEPVWTLLLSVSMLGETVEMQKLLGGAVIIGSLFCYIKWSRRK from the coding sequence ATGATGAACGTAAAAGCGATGCGTGGCGAGCTTTACCTCTTGTGTGCCACTTTGCTGGCTGGTGTTGGGTGGATTGCCTCTAAGCTGGTGGTTATGGAAATGCCAGGGCCAGTGTTCATTGGTGTGCGATTTTTCGTGGCGAGCCTGATTTTACTGCCATTCTGTATTCATCATATTCGCAAGCTATCTCTCAAGCAGATCCTGTCGCTTTGTGGTGTTGGCCTATTGTTGTCTGCCTCATTGCAGGTGTGGGTGTTTGCGGTATCGGTGACAGAAAGCTTATCGGAAGGGGCATTCATCATGAGCTTGGCCATGATCATCGCGCCGTTTGTGTCTTGGATTTTGTTTCGAGTTAAGCCTAATCGTGCGTTTTGGATGTCTTTTCCTATCGCGATTATCGGCATGCTACTGCTGACTTTGGGCAATGGTTGGAATGTTGAACAGAGTCAGGTTTACTTCTTGTTAGCTTCGATGTTGTTGTCCGTTCACTTTGTGATGAACAAGCGTGTGATAACCAATATCAAACCTATCGCATCAATCTGCGTACAGCTTTTTGTGGTGGGTATCAGTGGGATGGCGTTTGCGTCTATGACCGCTCAGCCTGAATTTGAAATCACCAAAACGCTCATCTTCTGGTTTATCGTGTCTGCTGTTATCGCGACTTCTATTCGTTACTTATTGCAAACGGTAGGGCAGCATTCCGTGAATATGGAAGTGGCGGCGCTTATCATGATTCTAGAGCCAGTATGGACACTATTACTCAGTGTCAGCATGTTGGGAGAAACGGTAGAAATGCAGAAATTGCTGGGTGGGGCAGTGATTATCGGTTCACTCTTTTGCTACATCAAATGGTCGCGAAGAAAATAA